Proteins co-encoded in one Bradyrhizobium sp. 170 genomic window:
- a CDS encoding response regulator, with protein sequence MHKILLAEDDNDMRRFLVKALENAGFQVSSHDNGMSAYQRLREEPFEMLLTDIVMPEMDGIELARRASELDPDIKIMFITGFAAVALNSDSEAPKNAKVLAKPVHLRELVSEVNKMLAA encoded by the coding sequence ATGCACAAGATCCTGCTCGCCGAAGACGACAACGACATGCGCCGCTTCCTGGTCAAGGCGCTGGAAAACGCGGGGTTTCAGGTCTCCTCGCATGACAACGGCATGTCGGCCTATCAGCGGCTGCGCGAGGAGCCGTTCGAGATGCTGCTGACCGATATCGTGATGCCGGAAATGGACGGCATCGAACTGGCGCGCCGCGCCTCGGAACTCGACCCCGACATCAAGATCATGTTCATCACCGGTTTTGCCGCCGTCGCCCTGAATTCCGATTCGGAAGCGCCCAAGAACGCCAAGGTGCTCGCCAAGCCGGTTCACCTCCGCGAACTGGTCAGCGAAGTGAACAAGATGCTGGCGGCCTGA
- a CDS encoding isochorismatase family protein — protein MDAMLVVHMQVGLLSGMPKHDLHGVVDRINRLTARVRAQAGKVILIQHCGGKGDAFEPQTPGWQFLPELVREPADIIVPTTLNDPFAGTDLQARLKELQPDRILITGWATDFCVDSTVRSTVAHHYDVVAVADGHTLGDRPHLDALSIIRHHNWVWSNLITRRSIKVAATDELLP, from the coding sequence ATGGACGCGATGCTGGTCGTCCATATGCAGGTCGGGCTCCTCAGCGGCATGCCCAAACATGATTTGCACGGCGTCGTGGATCGCATCAACCGGCTAACCGCCAGGGTCCGTGCCCAAGCCGGCAAGGTGATTTTGATCCAGCACTGCGGTGGCAAGGGAGACGCCTTTGAGCCGCAGACGCCCGGATGGCAGTTTCTTCCCGAACTTGTCCGCGAACCTGCCGACATTATCGTCCCGACTACACTGAACGATCCTTTTGCCGGCACGGACCTGCAGGCGCGTTTGAAGGAGCTCCAGCCGGACCGGATCCTGATCACCGGATGGGCAACTGATTTCTGCGTTGATTCCACGGTTCGCTCGACGGTCGCACATCATTACGATGTCGTGGCGGTAGCCGACGGTCACACCTTGGGCGACCGTCCTCACCTCGATGCCCTCAGCATCATTCGCCATCACAATTGGGTCTGGAGCAACCTGATCACCCGGCGTTCCATCAAGGTCGCCGCGACAGACGAATTGCTGCCCTGA
- a CDS encoding adenylate/guanylate cyclase domain-containing protein: MEAPGPERRLAAVLAADMVGYSRLMEVDEAGTLARLKTHRLELIDPSIAKNRGRIIKTTGDGMLVEFHSVVDAVTCAAEVQRRMARRNADVSPARWIQFRIGINLGDVIVEENDIFGDGVNVAARLEALAEPGGICISGAVRDQVGDRLDEIAFEDLGEQSVKNITRPIHVFRVRLESATIAALESSKEASATSVTRKPSIAVLPLVNMSGDPEQEFFADGLTEDIITELSRFRDLLVISRNSTFVHKGKAVKVQEVARELGVEYVLEGSVRKVGDRVRVTVQLIDAQTDRHVWAERYDRKLEDIFAIQDEVTGAIVSTLPGRVEAATQERAKRQRTDNMAAYECVLAAKVLHHRSRREDNAEAQSLLDRAIALDPNYAHAHAWKACVLGQTWVYGWCADRDATFQQVADELQIALALDDNDSDVHRILAAVNLTRDDHDRAAYHQERALALNPNYDIVVVQQGEFLTWLGRPEEGIDWIRKAMRLNPYHPERFWNHLGRACYCAEKFAEAAEAFARITRPDYTHHAFLAATFAQMGNGVAAAAHAAEVVKLEPGFSVATYLTTQHYKQEADRARHEAGLLKAGLPA; this comes from the coding sequence ATGGAAGCGCCCGGACCCGAGCGAAGACTCGCTGCGGTCCTTGCCGCCGACATGGTCGGCTATAGCCGGCTAATGGAGGTTGACGAGGCGGGGACGCTTGCACGCCTCAAGACCCATCGCCTTGAGCTCATCGATCCCTCCATTGCCAAGAACCGCGGCCGCATCATCAAAACGACCGGCGACGGCATGCTGGTGGAGTTCCACAGCGTCGTAGACGCGGTGACGTGCGCAGCCGAAGTCCAGCGCCGGATGGCGCGGCGCAATGCCGATGTGTCGCCGGCGCGGTGGATCCAGTTCCGCATCGGCATCAACCTCGGCGACGTGATCGTCGAGGAGAACGATATTTTCGGCGACGGCGTCAACGTCGCGGCGCGCCTCGAGGCGCTCGCCGAACCGGGTGGCATCTGCATCTCGGGCGCGGTGCGCGATCAAGTCGGTGATCGGCTGGACGAGATCGCATTCGAGGATCTCGGCGAGCAGAGCGTCAAGAATATCACCCGCCCGATCCATGTCTTCCGGGTGCGGCTCGAGTCAGCCACGATCGCAGCGCTCGAAAGTAGCAAGGAGGCTTCGGCGACGTCAGTTACCAGAAAGCCATCCATCGCCGTGCTGCCGCTGGTCAACATGAGCGGCGATCCGGAGCAGGAATTCTTTGCCGACGGCCTCACCGAGGACATCATCACCGAGCTGTCGCGCTTCCGCGACCTGCTCGTCATCTCGCGCAACTCGACCTTCGTGCACAAGGGCAAAGCCGTAAAGGTGCAGGAGGTCGCGCGCGAGCTCGGCGTTGAATATGTCCTCGAAGGCAGCGTGCGCAAGGTCGGCGATCGCGTTCGCGTCACCGTGCAGCTGATCGATGCGCAAACCGACCGGCACGTCTGGGCCGAACGCTATGACCGCAAGCTCGAGGATATCTTCGCGATCCAGGACGAGGTGACCGGCGCGATCGTCAGCACGCTTCCTGGCCGCGTCGAGGCCGCCACGCAGGAACGCGCGAAGCGCCAGCGAACCGACAACATGGCGGCCTATGAATGCGTGCTCGCCGCCAAAGTGCTGCACCACCGCTCGCGACGGGAAGACAATGCGGAGGCGCAGTCTCTCCTCGACCGCGCCATCGCGCTCGACCCAAATTACGCACACGCGCATGCCTGGAAGGCCTGCGTGCTGGGACAGACCTGGGTCTATGGATGGTGCGCGGATCGCGACGCCACCTTTCAGCAGGTGGCTGACGAATTGCAGATCGCGCTGGCGCTCGATGACAACGACAGCGACGTACACCGCATCCTGGCCGCGGTGAACCTGACGCGCGACGATCATGACAGGGCCGCCTACCATCAGGAGCGGGCACTCGCGCTCAATCCCAACTACGATATCGTCGTGGTGCAGCAGGGCGAGTTTCTGACCTGGCTGGGGCGGCCGGAAGAGGGGATCGACTGGATCAGGAAGGCGATGCGCCTCAATCCGTACCACCCGGAACGCTTCTGGAATCACCTGGGTCGCGCCTGCTACTGCGCCGAGAAATTCGCGGAAGCCGCTGAAGCTTTCGCGCGGATCACGCGGCCCGACTACACGCATCACGCCTTCCTCGCAGCGACGTTCGCACAAATGGGTAACGGCGTTGCGGCCGCCGCACATGCCGCAGAGGTCGTGAAGCTCGAACCGGGTTTCTCGGTGGCGACGTATCTCACCACCCAGCACTACAAGCAGGAGGCGGATCGCGCGCGACACGAGGCCGGGCTGCTCAAGGCGGGGCTGCCGGCGTGA
- a CDS encoding LysR substrate-binding domain-containing protein, which translates to MRFDLVDLQLFIAVAETRSITNGAERVHLALASASARIKGLEEALGVSLLTRGRRGVELTPAGESLLDHARVVIHNVEAMRGDLAAFARGVKATVRFLANTSGLSEYLPKALAAFLAAHPRISIDVEERESADIARAILTGAADLGLAAEHALADNIERIPFSEDRLVLVTARDDELANRRQVDFGEVVEREFVGLISSIALHTHISGHAARLGARLRFRARLNSFDAIGQMVAAGIGIGVMPEVAAKRCARSMKINVIRIRDSWANRRLVICARSFKSLPRPAQQLAEHLRKSAPR; encoded by the coding sequence ATGCGCTTCGATCTCGTCGATCTTCAGCTCTTCATCGCGGTAGCCGAGACGCGCAGCATCACCAACGGCGCTGAGCGGGTTCATCTGGCCTTGGCCTCGGCGAGCGCGCGGATCAAGGGGCTGGAAGAGGCGCTTGGCGTTTCGCTGCTGACGCGCGGCCGCCGCGGCGTCGAACTGACGCCGGCCGGCGAAAGCCTGCTCGATCATGCAAGGGTCGTGATCCACAATGTCGAGGCGATGCGCGGCGATCTGGCCGCCTTTGCCCGCGGTGTGAAGGCCACCGTTCGCTTCCTCGCCAACACGTCGGGGCTTTCGGAATATCTGCCGAAGGCACTGGCTGCCTTTCTGGCCGCGCATCCTCGCATTTCGATCGACGTCGAGGAACGCGAAAGCGCCGACATCGCCCGCGCGATTCTGACCGGCGCCGCCGATCTCGGACTAGCCGCCGAACACGCGCTTGCGGACAATATCGAGCGGATCCCGTTCAGCGAAGACCGCCTGGTGCTGGTCACCGCGCGCGACGACGAACTGGCGAACCGGCGGCAGGTCGATTTCGGCGAAGTGGTGGAGCGCGAATTCGTCGGCCTGATCAGCTCGATCGCGCTGCACACCCATATCAGCGGACATGCGGCCCGTCTCGGCGCGCGTCTGCGCTTTCGTGCGCGGCTGAACAGTTTCGATGCGATCGGCCAGATGGTCGCCGCCGGCATCGGGATTGGCGTGATGCCTGAAGTGGCGGCAAAACGATGCGCGCGATCAATGAAGATCAATGTCATCAGGATCAGGGATTCCTGGGCCAACCGGCGGCTCGTGATCTGTGCCCGCAGTTTCAAGTCGCTGCCAAGGCCTGCGCAGCAGTTGGCCGAGCATCTGCGCAAATCGGCGCCGCGTTGA
- a CDS encoding N-formylglutamate amidohydrolase, which translates to MTQFDGELSPPFEIVEPAHWRAPIIFNSPHSGSVYPLEFLNASRIDLAALRRSEDSFMDELIGGLSEQGFPTVRVNFPRSYVDVNREPYELDPRMFTGRLPSFANTRSMRVAGGLGTIPRVVGDGQEIYRERLSVDDALGRIEALYKPYHRALRRLINKAHQAFGTVILVDCHSMPSVGVSRDEPRRPDIVIGDRYGTSCASLLPDVVEEIMSGLGYSIGRNKPYAGGFITEHYGNPASGLHTVQLELNRAIYMDERRRERSPRFAQVAADFVALADALAQVPLGDLGPFQAAAE; encoded by the coding sequence ATGACCCAGTTTGATGGCGAGCTGTCGCCCCCGTTCGAGATCGTGGAGCCGGCGCATTGGCGGGCGCCGATCATCTTCAACTCGCCCCATTCCGGCTCGGTCTATCCGCTCGAATTTCTCAACGCCTCCCGGATCGACCTCGCCGCGCTGCGCCGCTCCGAGGATTCGTTCATGGACGAGTTGATCGGAGGCCTGAGCGAACAAGGCTTTCCGACGGTGCGGGTCAATTTCCCCCGCTCCTATGTCGACGTGAACCGCGAGCCCTATGAGCTCGATCCGCGGATGTTCACCGGGCGCCTGCCGAGCTTCGCCAATACCCGCTCGATGCGGGTGGCCGGCGGCCTCGGCACCATCCCGCGCGTGGTCGGGGACGGGCAGGAAATCTATCGCGAGCGGCTTTCGGTCGACGACGCGCTGGGGCGGATCGAGGCGCTCTACAAGCCGTATCACCGGGCGCTGCGGCGGCTGATCAACAAGGCCCATCAGGCATTCGGAACCGTGATCCTGGTGGATTGCCATTCGATGCCGTCGGTCGGCGTGTCGCGCGACGAGCCGCGGCGGCCCGATATCGTGATCGGCGACCGCTACGGCACCAGTTGCGCGAGCCTTTTGCCCGATGTCGTTGAGGAAATCATGAGCGGGCTCGGCTATTCGATCGGCCGCAACAAGCCCTACGCCGGCGGCTTCATCACCGAGCATTACGGCAACCCGGCGAGCGGACTGCACACCGTGCAGCTTGAGCTCAACCGGGCGATCTATATGGACGAGCGGCGGCGCGAGCGCAGCCCGCGCTTTGCGCAAGTGGCCGCCGATTTCGTCGCGCTCGCCGACGCGCTGGCCCAGGTGCCGCTCGGGGATCTCGGACCGTTCCAGGCAGCGGCGGAGTAG
- a CDS encoding glucan biosynthesis protein G, whose protein sequence is MNRRDFLAASALPLVSGVAPGLLSPARAQPAPFDRSIVRQIARELASKPYKAPSEKLPDNLANIDYDHYRAIRFLPERALWRGEKLPFEAQFFHRGFFYKNRVDIFEVKNGQASKIAYQPELFSFGDTPPPGPAVDLGFAGFRLHAPINKPDYYDEVCVFLGASYFRAVAKGQLYGLSARGLSINTGEAKGEEFPFFKTFWIEKPASGANSIVVHALLDSESAAAAYRFTIRPGDTTVFDVEMAIYPRVDLDHAGLSPMTSMFFFGPNDRKDVEDFRPSVHDSDGLAIFNGRGEELWRPLHNPRDLQVSSFSDLNPRGFGLMQRQKDFAAYQDLESNFERRPSLWAEPIGNWGEGAVKLLEIPTKEEIHDNIASFWLPKAALAAKGEHTYTYRLHWGPDAPKSTSLARFSRTGIGARGDNATIFVLDVTGERLKSVDPKILRGVVTAEKAKIQNIVTQPNPATGGWRFSFELLKEKTPVEIRASLMQDNEPVSEVWVYRWTP, encoded by the coding sequence GTGAATCGTAGAGATTTCCTCGCTGCTTCAGCGTTGCCATTGGTATCCGGGGTGGCGCCGGGGCTTTTGTCCCCCGCCCGTGCCCAGCCGGCGCCGTTCGACCGATCCATTGTGCGGCAAATAGCGCGCGAACTCGCAAGCAAGCCGTACAAGGCTCCGAGCGAGAAGCTGCCCGACAATCTCGCTAACATCGACTACGACCATTATCGGGCGATCCGGTTCTTGCCCGAGCGCGCGCTCTGGCGCGGCGAAAAACTTCCCTTCGAGGCGCAATTCTTCCATCGCGGGTTCTTCTACAAGAACAGGGTCGATATCTTCGAGGTGAAGAACGGCCAGGCATCAAAAATTGCCTACCAGCCCGAGCTGTTTTCGTTCGGCGATACGCCGCCGCCGGGCCCGGCCGTAGACCTCGGCTTTGCCGGCTTTCGGCTGCATGCGCCGATCAACAAGCCCGACTATTATGACGAGGTCTGCGTGTTTCTCGGCGCGAGCTACTTCCGCGCAGTGGCCAAGGGACAACTATACGGACTCTCGGCACGCGGCCTGTCGATCAACACCGGCGAAGCCAAGGGCGAAGAATTTCCGTTCTTCAAGACGTTCTGGATCGAGAAGCCGGCATCAGGCGCAAATTCCATCGTCGTGCATGCGCTGCTCGACAGCGAGAGCGCCGCGGCGGCCTATCGTTTCACCATTCGGCCCGGCGACACCACCGTGTTCGATGTTGAAATGGCGATCTATCCGCGCGTGGATCTGGACCACGCCGGCCTCTCACCGATGACCAGCATGTTCTTCTTCGGACCGAACGACCGCAAGGACGTCGAGGACTTCCGCCCCTCGGTCCACGATTCGGATGGGCTTGCGATCTTCAATGGCCGCGGCGAGGAACTTTGGCGGCCACTGCATAATCCGAGGGATCTGCAGGTCTCTTCGTTTTCCGATCTCAACCCGCGCGGCTTCGGCCTGATGCAGCGTCAGAAGGATTTTGCCGCCTACCAGGATCTGGAATCGAATTTCGAGCGTCGGCCGAGCCTGTGGGCGGAGCCGATCGGCAATTGGGGCGAAGGCGCGGTGAAGCTGCTCGAAATCCCCACCAAGGAAGAGATTCACGACAACATTGCCTCGTTCTGGCTTCCCAAGGCTGCCTTGGCCGCCAAGGGCGAGCACACTTACACCTATCGTTTGCACTGGGGACCGGATGCGCCGAAGTCCACCTCGCTCGCGCGATTTTCCCGAACCGGCATCGGCGCGCGAGGCGACAACGCCACGATCTTCGTACTCGACGTGACCGGCGAGCGGCTGAAATCGGTCGATCCGAAAATCCTGCGCGGTGTTGTAACGGCCGAGAAGGCGAAAATCCAGAACATCGTCACCCAGCCAAATCCGGCGACCGGCGGCTGGCGATTCAGCTTCGAGCTGTTGAAGGAAAAGACCCCCGTCGAAATCCGCGCATCGCTCATGCAGGACAATGAGCCGGTATCGGAGGTCTGGGTCTATCGATGGACACCTTAG
- a CDS encoding sulfite exporter TauE/SafE family protein: MFDSLLLLVAATFLLAGLVKGALGLGLPTVSMGLLAVSMPPAQAIAIVIVPAIVTNIWQTFGGPYLRDIFRRLWPLLAGTAAGIWLNAGSLTGPYARYTTIALGLLLAINAIIGLCKFDFTIARRNEKWVGGIVGLITGMISAATGVQVIPSVPFLQAIGMEKEELIQALGVFFTVATLALGLNLTGAGLLTAATALPGAVALAASFAGMFIGQAVRTRLQPDIFRRWFQIGMIVLGLYLAGNALAKLMA, encoded by the coding sequence ATGTTCGATTCCCTGCTTCTCCTCGTCGCCGCCACCTTCCTGCTCGCGGGCCTCGTGAAGGGCGCACTCGGGCTCGGCCTGCCGACGGTATCGATGGGCCTGCTTGCGGTGTCGATGCCGCCGGCGCAGGCGATCGCCATCGTCATCGTGCCGGCGATCGTCACCAACATCTGGCAAACCTTCGGCGGTCCTTACTTGCGCGACATTTTCCGGCGGCTATGGCCGTTGCTGGCCGGAACGGCCGCCGGCATCTGGCTGAACGCGGGGTCGCTGACCGGGCCCTATGCGCGCTACACCACCATCGCGCTCGGCCTGTTGCTGGCGATCAATGCCATCATCGGCCTGTGCAAATTCGATTTCACCATTGCCCGCCGAAACGAAAAATGGGTCGGCGGCATCGTCGGGCTGATCACCGGTATGATTTCGGCGGCAACCGGCGTGCAGGTCATTCCATCGGTGCCGTTCCTGCAGGCGATCGGCATGGAGAAGGAAGAGCTGATCCAGGCATTGGGCGTATTCTTCACGGTCGCGACCCTGGCGCTTGGCCTCAACCTCACCGGCGCCGGTCTGCTGACGGCCGCAACCGCACTGCCTGGTGCGGTCGCCCTGGCGGCGTCCTTTGCCGGCATGTTTATCGGACAGGCGGTGCGGACGCGGCTGCAGCCGGATATCTTTCGGCGCTGGTTCCAGATCGGCATGATTGTTCTCGGCCTCTATCTGGCCGGCAATGCGCTGGCGAAACTGATGGCGTAA
- the mdoH gene encoding glucans biosynthesis glucosyltransferase MdoH: protein MDTLAKTGGTTGAADIPLNDFLPRESPTDMAVQALRRFEPPSAPDFAPLWFRRGLVLTGTAILTAAGCYEMYRVLQVGGVTVLESIILVLFVLLFAWIAFSFMSALAGFFVLLARKKDELGIDPRAPLPAIHGRTAMLLPTYNEDPHRVLARLRATYESVQETGHGARFDWFVLSDSTDPATWIAEEKCFLKLRQDVGSVAAIFYRHRPENTARKSGNIEEWVRRFGSNYECMLILDADSLMTGDSVVRLVAAMETHPKAALIQTLPVIVNAGSLFARWQQFAGRLYGPMLAAGIAWWHGSEGNYWGHNAIIRVRAFAQYAGLPELRGRKPFGGHIMSHDFIEAALMRRGGWAIHMAPTLRGSYEESPPTLSDFAARDRRWCQGNLQHLALLPTRGFHWVSRLHLLTGIGSYLTAPLWLIFLVFGILVSLQAQFVRPEYFPKGYSLFPQWPAQDPVLAAWVFAGTMGMLIAPKLLAFAVLLTDADTRRKFGGGLQVLTGIIAETILSGLTAPVMMIFQSSAVGEILFGRDAGWQVQRRDDGAVSHRDTVNTYAVPTLVGVAMAVAAYAVSLPLLLWMTPVILGLLLSIPIAILSSSPGPNRRSGLFKTPEQTAPPSVLTRANELASAPHSPLTCPLYELRSDAGLLEAHLNNPSGQRPRKRGEVDPQLAIARAKIEDAETFEEAAGFLSAREKFAVLKSPSVLAVLLALPDPA from the coding sequence ATGGACACCTTAGCGAAAACCGGCGGAACGACCGGCGCTGCCGATATTCCGCTGAACGATTTCCTTCCTCGGGAATCGCCAACGGATATGGCGGTACAGGCGTTGCGGCGATTCGAGCCGCCATCGGCGCCCGACTTTGCGCCGCTGTGGTTCCGGCGCGGCTTGGTGCTGACCGGCACCGCGATCCTGACCGCGGCGGGCTGTTACGAGATGTACCGGGTGCTTCAGGTCGGCGGTGTCACGGTCCTGGAGTCGATCATCCTGGTCTTGTTCGTGCTGCTGTTTGCATGGATCGCCTTCTCCTTCATGTCGGCGCTGGCCGGTTTCTTCGTCCTGCTAGCCAGGAAAAAGGACGAACTCGGCATCGATCCCAGGGCTCCCTTGCCCGCGATCCACGGCCGCACGGCGATGCTGCTGCCGACCTACAACGAGGACCCCCATCGTGTCCTCGCGAGATTGCGCGCAACTTATGAATCGGTCCAGGAGACCGGACACGGCGCGCGGTTCGACTGGTTCGTGCTAAGCGACTCCACCGATCCCGCGACCTGGATCGCCGAGGAAAAATGCTTTCTCAAGCTGCGACAGGACGTCGGCAGCGTGGCCGCGATCTTCTATCGCCACCGCCCCGAGAACACCGCGCGCAAGTCGGGCAATATCGAGGAATGGGTCAGGCGGTTCGGCTCCAATTATGAGTGCATGCTGATCCTGGACGCCGATAGTCTGATGACCGGCGACAGCGTCGTTCGCCTCGTAGCTGCCATGGAGACGCACCCGAAGGCCGCGCTGATTCAGACGCTGCCCGTTATCGTCAATGCGGGATCGCTGTTCGCGCGCTGGCAGCAATTCGCTGGGCGGCTGTACGGCCCGATGCTGGCCGCGGGGATCGCGTGGTGGCACGGCTCCGAAGGCAATTACTGGGGGCACAACGCCATCATTCGCGTGCGTGCCTTTGCGCAATATGCGGGGCTGCCCGAACTCAGGGGACGCAAGCCGTTCGGCGGGCATATTATGAGCCACGACTTCATCGAGGCGGCGTTGATGCGACGGGGTGGCTGGGCGATCCACATGGCGCCGACGCTTCGCGGCAGCTACGAGGAATCTCCGCCGACGCTATCGGATTTCGCCGCCCGCGACCGTCGCTGGTGCCAGGGCAATCTGCAGCATCTGGCGCTGCTGCCGACCCGCGGCTTTCACTGGGTATCTCGGCTTCATCTGCTGACGGGAATTGGATCGTACCTCACCGCGCCGCTCTGGCTGATTTTTCTCGTATTCGGCATTCTGGTTTCGCTGCAGGCGCAATTCGTCCGGCCCGAATATTTCCCGAAGGGATATTCGCTGTTCCCGCAATGGCCGGCACAGGATCCGGTCCTGGCGGCCTGGGTGTTCGCAGGCACGATGGGCATGCTGATCGCGCCGAAGCTGCTCGCCTTCGCCGTACTGCTGACCGACGCCGACACGCGGAGAAAATTCGGCGGCGGTCTGCAGGTGTTGACCGGCATCATCGCCGAGACCATCCTTTCGGGCCTGACCGCGCCTGTCATGATGATCTTCCAGTCGTCCGCCGTCGGGGAAATCCTGTTCGGGCGCGACGCCGGATGGCAGGTTCAGCGCCGGGACGATGGCGCGGTCTCGCACCGTGACACGGTCAACACCTATGCGGTGCCGACGTTGGTCGGGGTCGCCATGGCGGTGGCCGCCTATGCCGTCTCGCTGCCATTGCTGCTCTGGATGACGCCGGTAATCCTCGGCCTGCTGCTTTCCATTCCGATCGCAATATTGTCGTCATCGCCGGGCCCGAACCGCAGGTCCGGATTGTTCAAAACCCCGGAGCAGACCGCGCCGCCATCGGTACTGACAAGGGCCAATGAACTGGCCAGCGCGCCGCATTCGCCGCTCACCTGCCCGCTGTACGAATTGCGCAGCGATGCCGGTCTGCTCGAAGCGCATTTGAACAATCCTTCCGGGCAGCGGCCACGAAAGCGCGGCGAGGTCGATCCGCAGCTCGCGATTGCACGCGCGAAAATCGAAGATGCTGAAACCTTCGAGGAGGCGGCGGGCTTTCTCAGCGCGCGAGAGAAGTTCGCGGTGCTCAAGTCACCTTCGGTTCTCGCCGTTCTACTCGCCCTGCCAGATCCGGCGTAA
- a CDS encoding tripartite tricarboxylate transporter substrate binding protein, translated as MKTARTLLAALTLSLVPVAATAQDFPNKPIRLIVPFPAGGPNDIIARLVGQRMSEITKQPVLIDNRGGQAGVLGTDAVAKAAPDGYTIGIVSASALVINPTMEKVPYDVTKDFAPVTLVTTVPEMLVVASNVPAGDMKELVALAKAQPGKLNFASAGVGGLPHLAGELFKLTASIDIVHVPYRGAAPAVNDLLGQQVQMAFLDLPVLLPHIKAGTLRPIALGAPKRAPTSPDVPTTAEVGMPDLLIENWYGMIAPGGTPEPTVATLNRIANEAMHDPQVKQKLADQGLTVAGDTPGHFRNYIASETQKWARVIKAAGLATGK; from the coding sequence ATGAAAACGGCACGCACGCTGTTGGCCGCATTGACGCTGTCGCTGGTGCCGGTAGCGGCAACCGCACAGGATTTTCCCAACAAACCGATCCGCCTGATCGTGCCATTCCCGGCCGGCGGACCCAACGACATCATCGCGCGCCTGGTCGGCCAGCGCATGTCCGAGATCACGAAGCAGCCGGTTCTGATCGACAATCGCGGCGGCCAGGCCGGCGTGCTCGGCACCGATGCGGTCGCGAAGGCAGCCCCCGACGGCTACACGATCGGCATCGTGAGCGCGAGCGCGCTGGTCATCAACCCGACGATGGAAAAAGTGCCCTACGACGTGACGAAGGACTTTGCGCCCGTCACGCTGGTGACCACGGTGCCGGAAATGCTTGTTGTCGCCAGCAACGTTCCCGCCGGCGATATGAAAGAGCTGGTCGCGCTCGCCAAGGCCCAGCCGGGAAAACTCAATTTCGCATCGGCCGGCGTCGGCGGCCTGCCGCACCTCGCCGGTGAACTGTTCAAGCTGACAGCCAGCATCGACATCGTGCACGTGCCCTACCGCGGCGCTGCGCCGGCGGTGAACGATCTGCTCGGCCAGCAGGTGCAGATGGCGTTCCTCGATTTGCCGGTGCTGCTGCCGCATATCAAGGCCGGCACCCTGCGCCCGATTGCCCTCGGTGCTCCGAAACGCGCGCCCACCTCGCCTGACGTGCCGACCACCGCGGAGGTCGGCATGCCGGACCTCCTGATCGAAAACTGGTACGGCATGATCGCACCGGGCGGAACGCCCGAGCCGACCGTCGCTACCTTGAATCGCATCGCCAACGAGGCGATGCACGACCCGCAGGTCAAGCAGAAGCTCGCCGATCAGGGACTGACAGTCGCCGGCGACACGCCGGGACATTTTCGCAACTACATAGCAAGCGAGACCCAGAAGTGGGCGCGCGTCATCAAGGCCGCCGGCCTTGCCACGGGCAAGTAA
- the hisN gene encoding histidinol-phosphatase has translation MTVIDFTAFIGRLATASGETILPFFRTSLSIDNKSASDFDPVTEADRAAEAVMRRLIKANFPQHGIVGEEFGNEREDAEYVWVLDPIDGTKSFIAGFPIWGTLIALLHKGTPVFGMMHQPYIGERFSGDSGSAQYSGPSGERRLTVRRCTSLKEATSFTTSPLLMNAADREIFSRVESSVKLSRYGGDCYSYCMLAAGHLDLVVETELKPYDIAALIPIVTGAGGVVTNWEGKPAQSGGRIVAAGDARVHEATLKLLNS, from the coding sequence GTGACGGTCATCGATTTCACAGCCTTCATCGGGCGCCTCGCGACTGCGTCCGGCGAAACCATCCTGCCGTTCTTCCGGACCTCGCTCTCCATCGACAACAAGAGCGCGAGCGATTTCGATCCGGTCACCGAGGCCGACCGCGCCGCCGAAGCGGTGATGCGCCGCCTGATCAAGGCCAATTTTCCCCAGCACGGCATCGTCGGCGAGGAGTTCGGCAACGAGCGCGAGGACGCCGAATATGTCTGGGTGCTGGATCCGATCGACGGCACCAAATCCTTCATCGCGGGATTTCCGATCTGGGGCACCCTGATCGCGCTGTTGCACAAGGGCACGCCGGTGTTCGGCATGATGCACCAGCCCTATATCGGCGAGCGCTTTTCCGGCGATAGCGGTTCGGCGCAGTATTCCGGACCATCCGGCGAGCGGCGGCTGACGGTGCGCCGCTGCACGTCCCTGAAGGAAGCGACCTCGTTCACCACCAGCCCCCTGCTGATGAACGCCGCCGATCGCGAGATCTTCAGCCGGGTCGAGAGTTCGGTAAAGCTGTCGCGCTATGGCGGCGACTGCTATTCCTACTGCATGCTGGCGGCAGGCCATCTCGACCTCGTGGTCGAGACCGAACTAAAGCCCTATGACATCGCGGCATTGATCCCGATCGTTACGGGCGCCGGCGGCGTCGTCACCAACTGGGAAGGCAAGCCCGCCCAGAGCGGCGGCCGCATCGTCGCCGCCGGCGACGCCCGCGTGCATGAGGCGACGCTGAAACTGCTGAACAGTTAG